The Leucoraja erinacea ecotype New England chromosome 12, Leri_hhj_1, whole genome shotgun sequence genome segment GAATATGAGGGAAAGAGAGTTCAGGGAAAGAGATTTAGAATGAAGGGGCGGGCTGGCGAGAATAGGGAAGCCTGGCTGACAAGAATCATTGAGGCTCTGGTGAGGATTATGTCCCCATTTATAGACCATAAcgcataggggtagaattaggcctttcagcccatcaagtctactccaccagtcaatcatggctgatctatttttccctctcaattccattctcccgccttcccccgtaacctttgacacccttattaattgaacatatcaatctccgctttaaaagtacccaatgactttAAAAGTACCCAAGGCCAccgcaaccttctgtggcaattaatttcatGGATTCACCACCCAACTACAAACTAGCATTAAAATTAAAACAACATAAAAGGAACAAAACTGGCTTTTTGATGAGTAATTGACCAATCCTGAGATTTGGAGTTTAATGCTTAAGTTTAAGCTGTCATTTATCATTTAATTAATGTAGAATTATGTGAAATAATGCATCTCTTTTGATCTTCATAACAGTTTCATTGGAACTTGGTGACAGTGACATCCAACAAAACAAAATGCCTTGTTCAAAGTTTCTCGAAATGAATGAAGAGGAATGTACAGAAAAAGTTCAGAAGATTTCCAGAGCTTCTTCTGATACTCACCTTCCAGTACATGAAGATATATTTGATGGGGAAACCACCAATCTGCATGGAGATACCTTGCCTATCCCTACAGGTCACATGGTACTTCCTTCAGAAACAGTCTGTAACTCTGAAGACCCGTCCGACTCCAAGGAAATTCCTAGCGTTGCAGATTTGGCACCAGGAACATTGCCAGTGGATGAAGAGGATTCCAGGTTGTCTTCAGCAGAGCCCATTGCTGACGAAGAACAAAATGAAGCTTTGTCCTCCTGCCCCACACAGGTTGCTGTGGCTGCCACACCAGAGGTCtctgagaaaaaagttcagtatacagATTTAGCTGAAACCAATGAAGATCCCTCATTCTTGGATGATGAGGGAGAGTTGGTTTCACCCAATGCCAATGTGCCTCCATCACTAATAAGCAACTTGGCTGCACTGCCTCAGGTGGATAAAGAAAAGGGAACCATTTCAAGCACACCAGAATCTTGTTTGACATCTAAACAAGCAAAGGAAGTCCCATTTTCTGATGAATCATTGGATTCTTCCAAAGAGTGTAACGGCTGTGTGGACAATGCCCTGACACATCAGTcgacagtggaggaggcagatgCCAAGGGCATATTAAACCACAGGCCAGACCATGTCCCAAAACCATGCGATAAACtaacagatgacataggttttatATCTGAAGTTCCACTTGGAGATTCAGTAAAGCAACCAGACCTTTCCACTCCCCAAGTTGAATGCAGTCAGTCAGAGCTTGAACTTTCAATCTTAGATGAGCTATCGCAGGAACAGCAACAGCCAAATAGCCAAGGTCCAATCAAGTTCTCAGTTGCGTCTGCTTGGCAGAGGTCATTGATGGATGTCAACAGAAGGAACGTGGACTGTAGTCTTCCGACAGAGCCAAAATCTGGGTGTTGTGAAAACACATCCGAAGTAGATGTCAAAGAAGCATTTCCAACTCAAGACGTTGAAGAATCCATAAGACACCAACAGATTCATAACCTGCCGTTGAAGGAGAACCCTGTTGACAATGAACCAGCTCCTGCAGACAACTGTCTCCAAGATATTGTACAACAAGCAAAAAGTGAACAGGAGACCAAGAGAAGTCCATTTGGTGTCAGGCTGAGGAGGACATCACCTCCTTACAAATATTCGACTGAAGTCAACTTTAAACATAAAGAGGTCGAGGGAAAAGTTGCTATGGGAGTGGCATCCTGCTTAGCAACACAAAGTCCAGATCTCCGGAAAGGTGACGGTGGGATGGGTGAGCAATCAGAAGCTTCTCTGACAACCAGGAATGAAAAGGACATGAGTAAAAATGCTGCTGGATTGCTGCTCGAGGGGCAGATGGATGGTTGTCCTACATCCAGGAAACCCGAATCACTGGACACTCCAACAGAACGTGTTACGAGAGAAAAGTATCACATTCCCCGAGTAAAGAATGAAAGAAAGAATAGTGAAACCTCTGCAGACAGTGCAAATACATCAGGTGTGTGACTTCAGTTTGTTGTGGCTCATCATTTGTTCTATTCATTATTTAGCAGTTAATAAAAATTGCCttccttgctattgaaggagtgcagcataggttcaccaggtaaattcccgggatggcgggactgtcatatgttcagagaatggagcggctgggcatgttcctctggaatttagaaggatgagaggatatcttattgaaacaaatacgaTTATTAAAgtttagacatgctagaggcaggaaacatgttcccgatgttggggaagtccagaaccaggggccacagtttaagaataaggggtaagccatttagaacagagatgagtaaaaactttttcacacagagagttgtgagtgtggaattctctgcctcagagggcgatggaggctggatctctggatgctttcaagagagttagatggagctcttaaaaatattggagtcagtggatatgaggagaacggggtactgattgtggatgatcagcgatgatcacatcgaagggccgaatggcctaatccttcacctattggctattgtcaatTGCCTTTATCAAGAGAGTTATCAGAATATGTAACTCACTCCCACATTGAGTTGTTAAATTGAAAAGCATAAAAGCATAAaagttggtttagtttaatttggtttagagacacagcatggaaacgggtcgtaaggcccattgagtccatgctgaccatcaaccacccataaaTTAATACGTTCCAAAAGCAGAATTAGGCGTTTCATCTTTCAAGTCTCCTCCGCTATTCAAtcttggttgatctatctttccctctcaaccctattctcctgcctttaaaaaatccattgacaGCTTCCACAGCCATCCGTTCACACAAGTGATCCTACTTCCTCATCCACTACCTAcgcattaggagcaattttacaaagggccaattaacctacaaacccgcacatctttgggatgtgggaagatactggagcacccagagaaaatctacacagtcacaaggagaacactcAATCTCCACACAGATTGATGGCAGGATAGAAACTAATTCACACCATTGATGTTAATAAGAGACAACATTGGGATCATATTATGCAATTTCTCAGTAGTTCTGCAAATTGTATTACCTATGATATAGACGTGTGTGCTCTGTTTGAAATTTTTCCACCATTCTTCGCTTAACAATGCTATCAACTTACTTAAAATCGGCACAGCGACACagctggtagtgccgctgcctcacagcagcacagacccgggtttgaccctgactatgggtgctgtacagagtttgtacgttctccctgtgaccatgtgggttttctctgggtactccagtttcgtaccatatcctaaagacgtgtgggtttgtaggttaattagccctctgtaaaattgcccctaatgtgtagggagtgtatgAGGAAATAGGATAACCGAagactagcgtgaatgggtgatcgatgatcagcgtggactcagtggtccttatggcctacttccatgctgtttctctaaactaaactaaactaaactaaactaaactgaactgaactgaactgaactgaactgaaaactgAACTGATTAACTTTCCCTTGAATGCTTTTATGCTTTTCAATTTAACTACTCAATGTGGGAGAGTGCATTGTATATTCTGACAAGCAGTTTGATAAAGGCGTTTTCGTCTGAATTTCTCCTTTGATTTATTAGTGGCTAATTTATATTCAAGGTCTCCAGCTTTAGTCTTTATCTTACCAACTAGCTTCAAGGCTGTAAATATCTGAGCCTCAACCTTCTTTGCTCTGTAGAAAGTTGTAACCTCAACTATATGTAAGTTAAACCAGCCAGTTTTCAGTTGTGTGTTGTCTGTTGAAGGAAAGATTCAAATGcccgttttcaagagagagttagatttagctcttagggccaaaggacatggggaaaaagcaggaatgggatattgatttttgatgatcagccatgatcatattgaatggcagtgctggctcgaagggccgaatggcctacacctgcacctatttttctatgtttttctgtaAATAAATATAAATCTGGCTGAGCCTGGTAGAATGGAAACAGTCGATTAGATTGTTGTTTATTTCCGCTTGCTGAAAAAGGTATTTGATTTTCTAAATCTGTTACACAGAGAGGAACGTTCAATCTGCCAAGCCTGAACCGGCAAATTGTCCCAGAGTCAAACACGCAGAGCCAGTCTGGATCTCCTTGGCAAGACAGAAACAGAAGGGCTTTCAGGATCAGTACTCAACAACTGAAGAGAAAACCCATCTCTTGGAGGATAAATCCCCCATCCCAAAACAGGTAACGTTTTATTCATTAAATTGGTATTATATTCACATTGAaagctcatagaacatagaatggtacGGCACAGGAAAtgttctgtgttctccagagatgctgcctgacctgctgagttactccagcacctgtgtcCTTCTTCAGCCCAttatatctgtgccgaacatgatgccaagaccatctcctatctgcctgcacgtaatcctttgcatacctctagtttccctctcccccgacaggTTCCAGGaaaccaccatcctctgtgtaaaaaaaccccgCATATCTCTTTTAAAGTTTGCCCTTGTTACCTTaaactatgagaatgcagaagaatggggttgagaggataaAAATAGATTGGCCATGTATAAAGGGCGgaacaaactcggtgggccgaatggcctacagggcctgtcccacttggtcgtcatttacgcgacagggcGGTAGTAACTGTCGCACGCGTCTTCATGCGTCATCACAGGTTATGTTTTCATTCcccactgccctccccccccctggaATATCCATGTTTGCTCCGTGCTCAGTACAAATGGTATTGGTTCCAATCGCTGTATTGCGGATGGTACCCCGCACTGAGGAAATGGCTACACAACTATTAGTTAAGTGACTTTTGTGCATTCCCTTGGGGGTGTGGGATGGGGATTTGAAATGAGGAGAACTTGTCACGTTGTGCGTGAAGCTGgaactaaaaaataaataaacagataaaataatCAGAGCCGACTCAGCGTACAAGCAAAATACCGAATATTGTTCTTTGACTCCTTGACCTTGTATTAACATTGAACCTTGAGCCACAAACTCAATTATCGGTGCAGCTGCCCATTGAACAAAGCGTTTTAAACTCTATAAAAGAGTGTCAAGTGTTTGAATATTCGCAATTTTTAATGAATCATCAGCATTAAACGTTGCAGATCTGCCCACCACAATATGTCACCTACATGTGTACAGGCAAATTACTCAATAGAGATGACTTATTCTCTGGGGACTTTCTGATTTCAAACTCCATCGCAAAATGCACCTACattccaccatcaaaagcatgtaCAATCATGATATTCATGATAGTTGATTTGTACACTACAGTACTGCACGTACGAGGTCAGGACGTCAGCGTGCGTATGCGATACATCACGCCggaggcgcgcaaagattttgtgcactacaaaatcctggagtgccGCACGATACCGCgcccaactccatacccctccgcgcttctctaTGCGACCGTCCCACGCCCCCCCACATGCTACCCATGCGCTCAACGCGACaacgaggtcgcgtaaatggtgcgcaaatgacacccaagtgggacaggcccttaattctgctcTCATAGCTTATGGTCTTATGTTCCctaatattttatattttcatgCTGGGAAAATAGTTCTAACTATCTATCTGCCCTGCCTTACttaatttcatatacttccatcaggtctccctgtTCCAAAGTGaacaatccaaatctgtgcaAAGTGTGCCTGAAGCTAATACCCCCTTATCCAAGCGTCAGGCATTATTCTGCTAACGTTGCAATGAAGTAAAGGGTTAGGTACATGATACAATTATTTACTATCGTAATAAAGAATTGAGAGCTGCAAATTTGATTAATCTTGAATAtagacataaatatatatattgttgtTATTTATCATGGTGTTTACAGAAAACTATATTTATATATCTGTTGCGCCCATTCTGCAATTAAAAAAgttattgttctgtttcgggacatataagaaaaaaaacacacttgAATCTTGACCACTTGGAGCCAAAGGGTCTTGCCTGACTTTCTTTCTGATTCTTTTGCAATGGGCCCCTTGTTATGTATTCCCACATAAGGGAATATTATGAACCTGCTTCATTGACAAAATTCCTTGAACACTCGGTCCATGCCATTAAGGTTTACCGAATTGAATAACATTAGTAAATGAATGCGTTGTGATCCCATTAACTGCAACTTCTTTTCCATTGTAGGAAACAACGAAGCATCTGATGAAACAAGCTAGGGATAAGGAGCCTCCCACTAGCTTCCAGAACatggaaatgaaaataaataagacGGAGGACCAATTGCCAAGGATAACAGCTCCCCCTATGCTTGGTAAAAACTTAAGAAAACTTTTCAGTCAAGGAAAGACATCCAGGGTTGGATATAGCAGGATCTTCCCCATTTTTCTATTTATCATTTAATTCCCCTACCATTCAAACATAAGCATTGAACTCTCAATTGAGGTTTGATTCTTCCAAATTGGCTGAAATCCGAGCTCCTAGCACTATGATAGCCCGGTGGATATTTTGGCAAGTTAAAATCCACCACTGTTACAACTATATTATTCTTGCGACTATCTGTGACATGCCCACATATTTCCTCCTCTAACTTCACTGACTATTGGGGGCACTATCGGCCAGTCCCATCAAAATGATCAGTtttaaaatggtgccaaaacctgccGACTCTTTTATATTGTCTCAGTAGCCTATTTCTAtgcactttgtacttaatctaggATTGTGCTTGTGTATAGTAATATTTTGCTGAACTgaatacaaaaaaacaaacaataaagaaccattgatctCATTGACCTCAATTCCACACATAAAGCCTCACTGGATGATCCGCCTGGAATGTCATCTCTCAGTATCACTGTAGTTTTCACTGTACAGaccacattaaactaaactataaactgaaACTTTAATGTACAACCCACcagtctgtgtaaaaaaaaacttgccccatacatctccttggccctctcaccttaatgctatgcccaCTAATCCGTAGAATGTAGAACTGTGCAGCTTTTGAACCCTTTGGACAACGAAGTGTGTATCAAAACAtgataaactaatttcatctgcctgcacatgattgttatttctttattccctacatatccatgtgcctatttaaaagcctcataaatgccactatcgtatctgccttcaccaccaccatgggcagcacattccaggcgttTTTCACCTCCGCAtataaaacctgccccacacttcTCCTTTAcaatttgcccctctcatcttaaagctatgccttcttgcctttgacatttccatctggGAAAAGATTCCgactctatagacacaaaatgctggaggaactcagcgggacaggcagcatctctggagagaaggaatgggtgatgtttcgggttgagacccttcttcagactccagcattttgtgtctatcttcggtgtaaaccagcatctgcagttcctgcctacacattctgactgtctaccatttcTATACCTCCCATATACTTCTATCCTGTAAATATTGTGTCAGTATCATTATTATTCCACATCTGAGGCGAAGATGTGACAGTCTCCACTCAGCCTCTGACGTttgaaagaaaacaatccaagtttgcccaaccacGCCTTACAGCTAACCCGACCATTAATCCCAATTtattgatacaaagtgctggagtaactcaacgggtcagtttgcatctctggagataaaggctgggagacattttgggtcgggacctgttGTAGgaaattttgaaaattatgaGTAGGTTTTAATGTGTTTAATCTTAGAGTTTACATACTGGGGAAGCATGATGTGAAAATGGCCAACATAGAATGTTCGGAAGGTAATAAATTGGGTCACCTCTTCAgacagaagagtctgaagaagggtccaaacctaaaatatcacccatcctttttctccagagatgctgcctgacctgctgagttactccagcatttggtgtctttctctggtataaaccagcatctgtggttctttgtttctacattaatcCTGATTTGATGTATTGTAACAATATCTATCCAATTAATTTCAATGCAGGCTGACAGAAGCTCACTCTACACTAGTGGGATGTGTTTTGATATTGGGATGTTCTTTTTGTTATCTCGGCAGGTCCCCACCTACAGCCAAAGCCACAGGCCTGTGGAATGGGAATAAGAGACAAGCGGCCAATATCCAACACAAAGCTCGCTCCGTTGTCTACAGTGGAGCCTCCTTGGC includes the following:
- the zgc:66433 gene encoding capping protein-inhibiting regulator of actin dynamics isoform X1; the protein is MSRFYCCLRGSPGDYIMATGLPDTRQTTETEECNEECSGKKKSRFKTFKNFFAKKKRKVADTAKGESSLKPSLSSTDVSTAQPSEVQPDTEIGTQSNIGSRAFSHDSIFIPELSVSEAVPVGGTSQEHTAGRVKALQLQLEQDIRLPSPSVLITSRKTEDPGMFSEDHGLPRSPLEISSLHAVLRCSTPKSAAPDERQNSLSFGGTESEDEEMIFSIASSRPISPLVPMATTSDSLPVGFSSPASSLTCLDHSAAKHKIAINPRRHKFFAKQTKPANREYSGSPKDKTFNLLERKDEREQVRASGTQQPNEISLELGDSDIQQNKMPCSKFLEMNEEECTEKVQKISRASSDTHLPVHEDIFDGETTNLHGDTLPIPTGHMVLPSETVCNSEDPSDSKEIPSVADLAPGTLPVDEEDSRLSSAEPIADEEQNEALSSCPTQVAVAATPEVSEKKVQYTDLAETNEDPSFLDDEGELVSPNANVPPSLISNLAALPQVDKEKGTISSTPESCLTSKQAKEVPFSDESLDSSKECNGCVDNALTHQSTVEEADAKGILNHRPDHVPKPCDKLTDDIGFISEVPLGDSVKQPDLSTPQVECSQSELELSILDELSQEQQQPNSQGPIKFSVASAWQRSLMDVNRRNVDCSLPTEPKSGCCENTSEVDVKEAFPTQDVEESIRHQQIHNLPLKENPVDNEPAPADNCLQDIVQQAKSEQETKRSPFGVRLRRTSPPYKYSTEVNFKHKEVEGKVAMGVASCLATQSPDLRKGDGGMGEQSEASLTTRNEKDMSKNAAGLLLEGQMDGCPTSRKPESLDTPTERVTREKYHIPRVKNERKNSETSADSANTSERNVQSAKPEPANCPRVKHAEPVWISLARQKQKGFQDQYSTTEEKTHLLEDKSPIPKQETTKHLMKQARDKEPPTSFQNMEMKINKTEDQLPRITAPPMLGPHLQPKPQACGMGIRDKRPISNTKLAPLSTVEPPWLAIAKKKAKAWSDMPQTVQ
- the zgc:66433 gene encoding capping protein-inhibiting regulator of actin dynamics isoform X2, translating into MSRFYCCLRGSPGDYIMATGLPDTRQTTETEECNEECSGKKKSRFKTFKNFFAKKKRKVADTAKGESSLKPSLSSTDVSTAQPSEVQPDTEIGTQSNIGSRAFSHDSIFIPELSVSEAVPVGGTSQEHTAGRVKALQLEQDIRLPSPSVLITSRKTEDPGMFSEDHGLPRSPLEISSLHAVLRCSTPKSAAPDERQNSLSFGGTESEDEEMIFSIASSRPISPLVPMATTSDSLPVGFSSPASSLTCLDHSAAKHKIAINPRRHKFFAKQTKPANREYSGSPKDKTFNLLERKDEREQVRASGTQQPNEISLELGDSDIQQNKMPCSKFLEMNEEECTEKVQKISRASSDTHLPVHEDIFDGETTNLHGDTLPIPTGHMVLPSETVCNSEDPSDSKEIPSVADLAPGTLPVDEEDSRLSSAEPIADEEQNEALSSCPTQVAVAATPEVSEKKVQYTDLAETNEDPSFLDDEGELVSPNANVPPSLISNLAALPQVDKEKGTISSTPESCLTSKQAKEVPFSDESLDSSKECNGCVDNALTHQSTVEEADAKGILNHRPDHVPKPCDKLTDDIGFISEVPLGDSVKQPDLSTPQVECSQSELELSILDELSQEQQQPNSQGPIKFSVASAWQRSLMDVNRRNVDCSLPTEPKSGCCENTSEVDVKEAFPTQDVEESIRHQQIHNLPLKENPVDNEPAPADNCLQDIVQQAKSEQETKRSPFGVRLRRTSPPYKYSTEVNFKHKEVEGKVAMGVASCLATQSPDLRKGDGGMGEQSEASLTTRNEKDMSKNAAGLLLEGQMDGCPTSRKPESLDTPTERVTREKYHIPRVKNERKNSETSADSANTSERNVQSAKPEPANCPRVKHAEPVWISLARQKQKGFQDQYSTTEEKTHLLEDKSPIPKQETTKHLMKQARDKEPPTSFQNMEMKINKTEDQLPRITAPPMLGPHLQPKPQACGMGIRDKRPISNTKLAPLSTVEPPWLAIAKKKAKAWSDMPQTVQ